CAGCTTGCAAGCTCGACCATTCAATCCCCAAAACCTTTGCCACTGCTAAGGCTGCTAGGTAATTAGTAGCGTTGTGACGACCAGGTAAAGGTAAAGGTAGCTGCAATCCTGCTACTTCTAAGGTGGCATTATCAACAAGGGAGCCGTGAATATTTCCACCAGACAAGCCATAGGTTAATACTTCCCCTGACCAAACCTTTGCCGCCGTAGCCATGAGTAAAGGGTTATCGTGGTTAAGAATAGCGACGCTATCCTTGGGCATTTCGGATAATAACTCACATTTTGCCTCAGCAATCGCCGCTTCTGAACCCAGTAACTCAATATGTGCTGTGCCAACGTTGGTAATCACCCCAACAGTGGGACGGGCGATTTGTGTAAGTTCGGCAATTTGTCCTCTACCCCGCATTGCCATTTCGATAACAGCGTAGTCGTGCGCCTCAGTCAGTTCAAGAAGGGTTTTCGGTACACCAATCTCGTTATTGTAGTTACCGTAAGTTTTGTGGACTTTACCTTTTGTTGCCAACACTGCGGCAATCAGTTCTTTCGTAGTGGTTTTACCTACCGAACCCGTTACCCCAATCACGGGTATATCGAAGCGATCGCGCCACCATCTACCCAGTTGTTGATAAGCTTCTAGGGAGTTCTTAACCTGGAAGACAGGTAGCCCCGGATTTTCATAGTCATAATCAACGATAGCGGCGATCGCACCATTAGCGATCGCACTAGGGACAAACTCATGTCCATCAAATTTTTCTCCCCGGAAAGCCAGAAAAACTTCCCCAGGTTTTAAAATCCGGGTATCAGTTTGGATACCACTACTGACCTGTGTCAATGCAGTTTCAGATAAATTTACAGGATTGGCTAAAAGAGCTTCAATTAGTTGATTTAAAGTAACAGACCAAGACATATAGAATTGAAAATAGTTTAGTTAGTTTACTCTTGCTGAGAACTGATTGCCACAAATAAACGTGCCAAAAAAGCTAATCTTCTTTGGCACACTCAGTATATAAGCTATTTGGTAATTATGACTGGCTCATCACCAAAAATAATTTTTAATCAGCTTGAATTTGGTTTTTGAGTAACATTGCTTGTAAAATTTTTGTTGCTATCTCAGGGTAAATACCCAGAGCTTGATATAAATCATTTAAAAAGTTTATTTCTTCTTCGTTAATATGGCTTTCACTTAAAACCAAATCACTGGACACAGCAAAAGCTGCTTCCCGTAAATCTGATGATAGAAATTCTTTAGCCAAATTAAATAGGGCGTTAAAACCGTCTCGCCGGAGAATTATAAATATCTTGTTACATATCTGGGCTATCGCATCTGTAGAGTAATTCCTCAAGGGTTTTGAACGAGACAATTCACCCAAGATAGAACGCTCTTGTGCATCAGATAAATAACCATCTGAGGCTGTTGCCAGTAAAACTATAGCAACAAAAGCTTCGGCGGAACTAAGTGACTCTGGGGCTTGGTTTTCTCTGCCCAGGAATGTGTCCAATAAATTCATAATAGTCGCTCCTGGTAGGGGTCTCAATAGCGGTACAGTTACCTGTCTGTTGTTGACTTACAGATGAGTCTGAATAGCTGTGAGACTGATATATTTAGTGTTCCCAGGATTTTTCAGTAGTGAACACTAGCACTCAATGGTTTGCGACTACAACTATGGATTTAATTGTGATTTATCGATGTCCAGTCTTCTCAATTGTTTCTATAACTGCCAAACCTATACCAGAACCTGCAATTAACAGTACTGCGGATACCAGAAAAGCATTGGTCAGAATGCGGAGGGCTTCATCAAAAAAAATGTAGGTGGTCATTTCTTCACCTTGAGAACTCTGTGCTGCTAGTACTATTTATTTCTCCACCTGCGGAGTCAGGGATTCCGTCGAGAAACTGCTAGCACTTGCAT
Above is a genomic segment from Nostoc sp. MS1 containing:
- a CDS encoding UDP-N-acetylmuramoyl-tripeptide--D-alanyl-D-alanine ligase, coding for MSWSVTLNQLIEALLANPVNLSETALTQVSSGIQTDTRILKPGEVFLAFRGEKFDGHEFVPSAIANGAIAAIVDYDYENPGLPVFQVKNSLEAYQQLGRWWRDRFDIPVIGVTGSVGKTTTKELIAAVLATKGKVHKTYGNYNNEIGVPKTLLELTEAHDYAVIEMAMRGRGQIAELTQIARPTVGVITNVGTAHIELLGSEAAIAEAKCELLSEMPKDSVAILNHDNPLLMATAAKVWSGEVLTYGLSGGNIHGSLVDNATLEVAGLQLPLPLPGRHNATNYLAALAVAKVLGIEWSSLQAGVTVNMPTGRSQRFSLPNDVIILDETYNAAPEAMLAALQLLADTPGKRKIAVLGAMKELGERSAQLHQRVGETVRNLKLDGLLVLVDGEDAEAIAKSADGVPSECFATHADLVARLKTFVQRGDRLLFKAAHSVGLDRVVSQLRAEFSN
- a CDS encoding tellurite resistance TerB family protein, with amino-acid sequence MNLLDTFLGRENQAPESLSSAEAFVAIVLLATASDGYLSDAQERSILGELSRSKPLRNYSTDAIAQICNKIFIILRRDGFNALFNLAKEFLSSDLREAAFAVSSDLVLSESHINEEEINFLNDLYQALGIYPEIATKILQAMLLKNQIQAD